One part of the Eubalaena glacialis isolate mEubGla1 chromosome 19, mEubGla1.1.hap2.+ XY, whole genome shotgun sequence genome encodes these proteins:
- the LOC133079961 gene encoding olfactory receptor 4D1-like, giving the protein MDSRNLTWVSEFVFLGLSQTQALYLFLFLVFLFVYTTTVMANLLIMVTVTSDPRLQTPMYFLLQNLAVIDLCYSTVTAPKMLVDFFHETKTISYQGCMAQIFFFHLLGGGTVFLLSVMAYDRYIAISRPLHYVIIMNTRMCVGLVVAAWVGGFLHSIAQLVLMLPLPFCGPNVLDNFYCDIPQVLRLACTDTSLLEFLMISNSGVLVLIWFLLLLTSYTVILMMLRSHSGQARRKAASTCTTHIIVMSMSFIPGIYIYTRPFSSFPMYKAVSVSYTILTPMLNPIIYTLRNQEMQAAMKRLGKCPVIFSRE; this is encoded by the coding sequence ATGGATTCAAGGAACCTCACGTGGGTATCAGAATTTGTCTTCCTGGGGCTCTCACAGACTCAGGCGCTCtatcttttcttgtttctggtgtTCCTGTTTGTCTACACCACCACTGTCATGGCAAACCTCCTCATAATGGTCACGGTGACCTCTGATCCCCGGCTTCAGACACCCATGTATTTTCTGCTCCAAAACCTGGCTGTCATAGATCTCTGTTATTCCACAGTCACTGCCCCAAAGATGCTGGTGGACTTCTTTCATGAGACCAAGACCATCTCCTACCAGGGCTGCATGGCCCAGATCTTCTTTTTTCACCTCTTGGGAGGTGGGACTGTCTTCCTTCTCTCAGTGATGGCCTATGACCGCTACATAGCCATCTCCCGGCCCCTCCATTATGTCATCATCATGAACACTCGAATGTGTGTGGGGCTGGTGGTGGCTGCCTGGGTAGGGGGCTTTCTCCACTCCATTGCCCAGCTGGTTCTGATGCTCCCATTGCCTTTTTGTGGCCCCAACGTCCTGGATAACTTCTACTGTGACATTCCACAAGTGCTAAGACTTGCCTGCACGGACACCTCCCTCCTGGAGTTCCTTATGATCTCCAACAGTGGGGTGCTGGTCCTCATCTGGTTCCTGCTCCTTCTGACCTCTTACACTGTCATCCTGATGATGCTGAGGTCCCACTCAGGGCAGGCGAGGAGGAAGGCAGCTTCCACCTGCACCACCCACATCATTGTCATGTCTATGAGCTTCATTCCCGGTATCTATATCTACACCCggcccttctcctccttccccatgtACAAGGCAGTGTCTGTCAGCTACACGATCTTGACCCCCATGCTCAACCCCATCATCTACACCCTGAGGAACCAGGAGATGCAGGCGGCCATGAAGAGATTAGGCAAGTGCCCAGTGATTTTCAGCAGGGAGTGA